A DNA window from Daucus carota subsp. sativus chromosome 3, DH1 v3.0, whole genome shotgun sequence contains the following coding sequences:
- the LOC108211763 gene encoding casein kinase 1-like protein 12 isoform X1 — protein sequence MTILVGDKYYLGKRIADGSEIFYGTEEVAMKREHVKQTNRHPLKYEAMVYKHLQEKSSAQPRSLTAEDRIPNMRWFGVDGDYNFLVMDLLGPSLEDLLKFCGGRFSLKTVLMLAEQMIDRVEFIHSKSFLHRNIEPSNFLMGLHRQANQVFIIDFRLSRKYRDSSTHQHIPYRENKNLTGTAEYASMNAHLGIEQSRRDDLESLGYVLMYFLKGSLPWQGLKDGQIEKINKKKLSTSIEALCRGYPNEFSSHFHYCRSLRFDDKPDYLYLKSMYRELFKREGYRSDHDAYDWTILKYQQLQMAAPPSNTLDPTAGTSSGIRPANLHVDLQSGDKHTGSSSYGQETKKRRLSKQKSSEVNDPEKRKDATFPGSSSLGWSGGSISSDKAFTTENKIITTLFFGPWKSLDPPTFMCGICMDHKPLKKSFAIKGCTHSYCSDCVCEYVTSKIQDKITQIPCPVSGCNGSLDPEHCGPILAPKVFEKWGDELCEALILAPNRFYCPFKNCSALLIKGRDFKKIVESECPICHKLFCAKCMVPWHSGIKCSKFQKLQKERERNDILLEQLAKTKRWRKCSKCKLYVERTEGCLFMRCRCGYTFCYNCGAHLTEHYCKNCKH from the exons ATGACGATTTTAGTTGGCGACAAATATTATTTGGGCAAGAGGATTGCAGATGGGTCAGAAATCTTTTACG GTACTGAGGAAGTTGCAATGAAGCGT GAACATGTTAAGCAGACAAACCGTCATCCGTTGAAGTATGAAGCAATGGTGTATAAACATCTACAGGAAAAAAGTAGTGCTCAACCTCGGTCCCTAACTGCTGAAGATAGAATACCGAATATGAGGTGGTTTGGAGTGGATGGAGATTATAACTTTCTAGTAATGGATTTGCTTGGACCCAGCCTTGAAGATCTTCTGAAATTTTGTGGCGGaagattttctttaaaaacaGTTCTCATGTTAGCAGAGCAAATG ATTGATCGGGTAGAATTCATTCATTCTAAATCATTTCTACACCGCAACATTGAACCTAGCAATTTCCTCATGGGATTACACAGGCAAGCAAATCAG GTTTTCATTATAGACTTTCGCCTGAGTAGAAAGTATAGAGACTCGTCGACTCACCAACACATACCTTACAG GGAGAATAAAAACTTGACTGGGACAGCAGAATATGCTAGTATGAATGCTCATCTTGGTATCG AGCAGAGCAGAAGAGATGACCTAGAATCTCTTGGATATGTTCTTATGTACTTTCTTAAAGGAAG TCTTCCATGGCAGGGTCTGAAAGATGGACAGATTGAGAAGATCAATAAAAAGAAACTTTCAACATCCATTGAA GCATTGTGCCGTGGTTATCCTAATGAATTTTCTTCCCACTTCCATTATTGTCGTTCATTGCGGTTTGATGATAAGCCTGATTATCTTTATTTGAAGAGCATGTACAGGGAACTCTTCAAACGAGAAG GATACCGGTCAGATCATGATGCTTATGATTGGACAATTCTGAAGTACCAGCAGTTGCAAATGGCTGCTCCTCCATCCAATACCCTC GATCCAACTGCTGGAACAAGTTCTGGAATCCGGCCTGCTAATCTACATGTTGACCTACAGTCAG GTGACAAGCATACCGGGTCAAGCAGCTATGGACAAGAAACGAAGAAAAGACGTTTATCTAAGCAGAAGAGTTCAGAAGTAAATGATCCGGAAAAGAGGAAGGATGCCACT TTTCCAGGCTCCAGTTCCTTGGGATGGTCAGGTGGATCAATTAGCAGCGATAAAGCATTTACAACTGAGAACAA GATCATCACAACCTTGTTTTTTGGACCTTGGAAGTCCTTAGATCCACCAACTTTCATGTGTGGGATTTGCATGGATCATAAACCATTGAAGAAATCTTTTGCTATCAAGGGCTGTACTCACTCCTATTGTTCTGATTGTGTTTGCGAGTACGTGACCTCCAAGATTCAAGACAAGATTACTCAAATTCCTTGTCCTGTTTCTGGTTGTAATGGCAGTTTGGACCCTGAACATTGCGGTCCCATTTTGGCCCCCAAGGTTTTTGAAAAATGGGGAGATGAATTATGCGAGGCTCTGATTTTAGCCCCTAATAGATTTTACTGTCCATTCAAAAATTGTTCTGCACTTCTTATTAAAGGGCGTGATTTTAAAAAGATTGTTGAATCAGAATGCCCGATTTGTCATAAGTTGTTTTGTGCAAAGTGTATGGTTCCTTGGCATTCTGGGATTAAGTGTAGCAAGTTTCAGAAGTTACAGAAGGAGAGGGAACGGAATGATATATTGCTTGAGCAACTTGCTAAAACAAAGAGATGGAGAAAGTGTTCAAAGTGCAAGTTATATGTTGAAAGGACTGAAGGTTGCTTATTTATGAGATGCAG GTGTGGGTATACTTTCTGTTACAACTGTGGAGCTCATCTAACTGAACATTACTGTAAAAACTGCAAGCACTGA
- the LOC108211763 gene encoding casein kinase 1-like protein 12 isoform X2, producing the protein MGTEEVAMKREHVKQTNRHPLKYEAMVYKHLQEKSSAQPRSLTAEDRIPNMRWFGVDGDYNFLVMDLLGPSLEDLLKFCGGRFSLKTVLMLAEQMIDRVEFIHSKSFLHRNIEPSNFLMGLHRQANQVFIIDFRLSRKYRDSSTHQHIPYRENKNLTGTAEYASMNAHLGIEQSRRDDLESLGYVLMYFLKGSLPWQGLKDGQIEKINKKKLSTSIEALCRGYPNEFSSHFHYCRSLRFDDKPDYLYLKSMYRELFKREGYRSDHDAYDWTILKYQQLQMAAPPSNTLDPTAGTSSGIRPANLHVDLQSGDKHTGSSSYGQETKKRRLSKQKSSEVNDPEKRKDATFPGSSSLGWSGGSISSDKAFTTENKIITTLFFGPWKSLDPPTFMCGICMDHKPLKKSFAIKGCTHSYCSDCVCEYVTSKIQDKITQIPCPVSGCNGSLDPEHCGPILAPKVFEKWGDELCEALILAPNRFYCPFKNCSALLIKGRDFKKIVESECPICHKLFCAKCMVPWHSGIKCSKFQKLQKERERNDILLEQLAKTKRWRKCSKCKLYVERTEGCLFMRCRCGYTFCYNCGAHLTEHYCKNCKH; encoded by the exons ATGG GTACTGAGGAAGTTGCAATGAAGCGT GAACATGTTAAGCAGACAAACCGTCATCCGTTGAAGTATGAAGCAATGGTGTATAAACATCTACAGGAAAAAAGTAGTGCTCAACCTCGGTCCCTAACTGCTGAAGATAGAATACCGAATATGAGGTGGTTTGGAGTGGATGGAGATTATAACTTTCTAGTAATGGATTTGCTTGGACCCAGCCTTGAAGATCTTCTGAAATTTTGTGGCGGaagattttctttaaaaacaGTTCTCATGTTAGCAGAGCAAATG ATTGATCGGGTAGAATTCATTCATTCTAAATCATTTCTACACCGCAACATTGAACCTAGCAATTTCCTCATGGGATTACACAGGCAAGCAAATCAG GTTTTCATTATAGACTTTCGCCTGAGTAGAAAGTATAGAGACTCGTCGACTCACCAACACATACCTTACAG GGAGAATAAAAACTTGACTGGGACAGCAGAATATGCTAGTATGAATGCTCATCTTGGTATCG AGCAGAGCAGAAGAGATGACCTAGAATCTCTTGGATATGTTCTTATGTACTTTCTTAAAGGAAG TCTTCCATGGCAGGGTCTGAAAGATGGACAGATTGAGAAGATCAATAAAAAGAAACTTTCAACATCCATTGAA GCATTGTGCCGTGGTTATCCTAATGAATTTTCTTCCCACTTCCATTATTGTCGTTCATTGCGGTTTGATGATAAGCCTGATTATCTTTATTTGAAGAGCATGTACAGGGAACTCTTCAAACGAGAAG GATACCGGTCAGATCATGATGCTTATGATTGGACAATTCTGAAGTACCAGCAGTTGCAAATGGCTGCTCCTCCATCCAATACCCTC GATCCAACTGCTGGAACAAGTTCTGGAATCCGGCCTGCTAATCTACATGTTGACCTACAGTCAG GTGACAAGCATACCGGGTCAAGCAGCTATGGACAAGAAACGAAGAAAAGACGTTTATCTAAGCAGAAGAGTTCAGAAGTAAATGATCCGGAAAAGAGGAAGGATGCCACT TTTCCAGGCTCCAGTTCCTTGGGATGGTCAGGTGGATCAATTAGCAGCGATAAAGCATTTACAACTGAGAACAA GATCATCACAACCTTGTTTTTTGGACCTTGGAAGTCCTTAGATCCACCAACTTTCATGTGTGGGATTTGCATGGATCATAAACCATTGAAGAAATCTTTTGCTATCAAGGGCTGTACTCACTCCTATTGTTCTGATTGTGTTTGCGAGTACGTGACCTCCAAGATTCAAGACAAGATTACTCAAATTCCTTGTCCTGTTTCTGGTTGTAATGGCAGTTTGGACCCTGAACATTGCGGTCCCATTTTGGCCCCCAAGGTTTTTGAAAAATGGGGAGATGAATTATGCGAGGCTCTGATTTTAGCCCCTAATAGATTTTACTGTCCATTCAAAAATTGTTCTGCACTTCTTATTAAAGGGCGTGATTTTAAAAAGATTGTTGAATCAGAATGCCCGATTTGTCATAAGTTGTTTTGTGCAAAGTGTATGGTTCCTTGGCATTCTGGGATTAAGTGTAGCAAGTTTCAGAAGTTACAGAAGGAGAGGGAACGGAATGATATATTGCTTGAGCAACTTGCTAAAACAAAGAGATGGAGAAAGTGTTCAAAGTGCAAGTTATATGTTGAAAGGACTGAAGGTTGCTTATTTATGAGATGCAG GTGTGGGTATACTTTCTGTTACAACTGTGGAGCTCATCTAACTGAACATTACTGTAAAAACTGCAAGCACTGA
- the LOC108211763 gene encoding uncharacterized protein LOC108211763 isoform X3, which translates to MTILVGDKYYLGKRIADGSEIFYGTEEVAMKREHVKQTNRHPLKYEAMVYKHLQEKSSAQPRSLTAEDRIPNMRWFGVDGDYNFLVMDLLGPSLEDLLKFCGGRFSLKTVLMLAEQMIDRVEFIHSKSFLHRNIEPSNFLMGLHRQANQVFIIDFRLSRKYRDSSTHQHIPYRENKNLTGTAEYASMNAHLGIEQSRRDDLESLGYVLMYFLKGSLPWQGLKDGQIEKINKKKLSTSIEALCRGYPNEFSSHFHYCRSLRFDDKPDYLYLKSMYRELFKREGYRSDHDAYDWTILKYQQLQMAAPPSNTLDPTAGTSSGIRPANLHVDLQSGDKHTGSSSYGQETKKRRLSKQKSSEVNDPEKRKDATFPGSSSLGWSGGSISSDKAFTTENNSPRYGHNFCSNCGAHIVNHYCLECQGRTQEFHPHETISTSPFHGSTSFTFYFFFIFCCLVLLLYLRKMWK; encoded by the exons ATGACGATTTTAGTTGGCGACAAATATTATTTGGGCAAGAGGATTGCAGATGGGTCAGAAATCTTTTACG GTACTGAGGAAGTTGCAATGAAGCGT GAACATGTTAAGCAGACAAACCGTCATCCGTTGAAGTATGAAGCAATGGTGTATAAACATCTACAGGAAAAAAGTAGTGCTCAACCTCGGTCCCTAACTGCTGAAGATAGAATACCGAATATGAGGTGGTTTGGAGTGGATGGAGATTATAACTTTCTAGTAATGGATTTGCTTGGACCCAGCCTTGAAGATCTTCTGAAATTTTGTGGCGGaagattttctttaaaaacaGTTCTCATGTTAGCAGAGCAAATG ATTGATCGGGTAGAATTCATTCATTCTAAATCATTTCTACACCGCAACATTGAACCTAGCAATTTCCTCATGGGATTACACAGGCAAGCAAATCAG GTTTTCATTATAGACTTTCGCCTGAGTAGAAAGTATAGAGACTCGTCGACTCACCAACACATACCTTACAG GGAGAATAAAAACTTGACTGGGACAGCAGAATATGCTAGTATGAATGCTCATCTTGGTATCG AGCAGAGCAGAAGAGATGACCTAGAATCTCTTGGATATGTTCTTATGTACTTTCTTAAAGGAAG TCTTCCATGGCAGGGTCTGAAAGATGGACAGATTGAGAAGATCAATAAAAAGAAACTTTCAACATCCATTGAA GCATTGTGCCGTGGTTATCCTAATGAATTTTCTTCCCACTTCCATTATTGTCGTTCATTGCGGTTTGATGATAAGCCTGATTATCTTTATTTGAAGAGCATGTACAGGGAACTCTTCAAACGAGAAG GATACCGGTCAGATCATGATGCTTATGATTGGACAATTCTGAAGTACCAGCAGTTGCAAATGGCTGCTCCTCCATCCAATACCCTC GATCCAACTGCTGGAACAAGTTCTGGAATCCGGCCTGCTAATCTACATGTTGACCTACAGTCAG GTGACAAGCATACCGGGTCAAGCAGCTATGGACAAGAAACGAAGAAAAGACGTTTATCTAAGCAGAAGAGTTCAGAAGTAAATGATCCGGAAAAGAGGAAGGATGCCACT TTTCCAGGCTCCAGTTCCTTGGGATGGTCAGGTGGATCAATTAGCAGCGATAAAGCATTTACAACTGAGAACAA TAGTCCTAGGTACGGACATAACTTCTGTTCCAATTGTGGAGCTCATATAGTTAACCACTATTGTCTCGAGTGTCAGGGGCGGACCCAGGAATTTCATCCACACGAGACTATATCTACCTCACCGTTCCATGGATCCACCTCCTTCactttctacttttttttcattttttgctgCCTTGTCTTGCTTCTCTACCTGCGTAAAATGTGGAAGTGA